A single Montipora foliosa isolate CH-2021 chromosome 7, ASM3666993v2, whole genome shotgun sequence DNA region contains:
- the LOC138011453 gene encoding uncharacterized protein, with amino-acid sequence MVDKECRCLDLCYFIVSLLICSLISVMSALEASDCKEFKLIAPLHYDRNSSSVNDITKRPLGYMFATAQYPVVQSNVENPCALLKNLTGRYVEVMVQTLVAGKSVCVRDNGTPDPNRNCGHGTISGCWNPSKDTMIYEFYCDPGEGCDTDVQFWYRLTPSPVGKDVDDWCNELVNEFPENLLTVPPPLEKTTTVKSASRRLQFLSVLLLIGLLAFTVTC; translated from the exons ATGGTTGATAAGGAATGTCGCTGTTTGGATCTTTGTTACTTCATTGTTTCTCTTTTAATATGCAGTTTAATTTCAG TAATGTCAGCTTTAGAAGCAAGTGACTGTAAAGAATTCAAATTGATTGCTCCATTGCATTATGACAGAAATTCCAGTTCTGTTAACGACATAACTAAACGACCCTTGGGTTACATGTTTGCAACAGCTCAATATCCTGTAGTACAGTCAAATGTAGAGAATCCATGTGCATTGTTAAAAAATTTGACGGGGAGATATGTAGAGGTTATG GTCCAAACCCTTGTTGCTGGAAAATCAGTTTG TGTTAGAGATAATGGAACTCCAGATCCAAATAGAAATTGTGGTCAT GGTACAATTTCTGGTTGTTGGAATCCTTCTAAAGACACAATGATATACGAATTCTATTGTGATCCAGGAGAAGGATGTGATACTGATGTACAATTCTGGTACAGACTTACCCCAAGCCCTGTTGGAAAAG ATGTGGATGACTGGTGTAATGAGCTTGTCAATGAGTTCCCTGAAAATCTGCTAACGGTACCTCCGCCATTGGAGAAAACAACGACTGTTAAGAGTGCTTCACGCAGATTGCAGTTCCTGAGTGTGTTGCTTCTAATCGGGCTTTTGGCTTTTACTGTGACTTGTTAA
- the LOC138011452 gene encoding uncharacterized protein gives MMDPASKVKFLRFHEGYVRGVAFSPVDRYLFCSGAYDGKVNLYSAKKCDLLGSYPITTLSLARNIKAVRFTSDGSKIIASTNARRLIVMDVETGEQLLSYDNCVYNGPDRTGLAVDVQEGTNLVACCCVNGRGLSMFDLRTPLPLHFIYDLHNNVIRDVLFLHESWPWCKGQNALLTVAIDGTAKVSTKDGNTLQSTELGSMLNTAAPTPEPFGSMADDGFYSLIMFGGEFLTSFVPEVGVQERMLEHGKDPLWKIKYTSNGSTLFTACDRGVIRKYRRFPDHHEFVEDLFCHSDDVEDIDISPYDEYLVTASKDQSVGVYKLGPPSHGAVEYGEIR, from the exons ATGATGGATCCTGCCTCGAAAGTAAAATTTTTAAGATTTCACGAAGGATACGTTCGTGGTGTAGCATTCTCACCTGTG GACCGATACTTGTTTTGTTCTGGTGCGTATGATGGGAAAGTTAATCTTTACAGTGCCAAGAAGTGCGACTTGCTGGGAAGCTATCCG ATTACAACATTAAGCTTGGCAAGAAATATCAAAGCTGTACGTTTTACAAGCGATGGAAGTAAG ATAATAGCTTCAACTAATGCTCGGCGCTTGATTGTTATGGATGTAGAAACTGGAGAACAACTACTTTCTTATGATAATT gtgTCTACAATGGTCCTGATCGAACAGGTTTAGCAGTAGATGTGCAGGAAGGAACAAACCTTGTAGCATGCTGTTGTGTAAATGGACGTGGCTTGTCTATGTTTGACCTTAGAACTCCTCTTCCCTTACATTTCATCTATGAT CTGCATAACAATGTCATTAGAGATGTGTTGTTTCTTCATGAGAGTTGGCCTTGGTGCAAAGGTCAAAATGCACTGTTGACAGTGGCCATTGATGGCACAGCTAAG GTCTCTACAAAAGATGGAAACACCCTCCAGAGCACAGAGCTTGGTTCCATGTTAAACACTGCTGCTCCAACGCCAGAGCCATTTGGTTCAATGGCTGATGATGGATTTTACA GTCTTATTATGTTTGGAGGCGAATTTTTGACAAGTTTTGTTCCAGAGGTTGGAGTCCAGGAACGTATGCTGGAACACGGAAAAGACCCCTTGTGGAAAATCAA GTATACTTCCAATGGAAGCACACTTTTCACTGCTTGTGATAGAGGTGTTATAAGAAA gTATCGGCGATTTCCAGATCACCATGAGTTTGTAGAAGATTTGTTCTGCCATTCTGATGATGTTGAAGACATTGATATTTCACCTTATGATGAGT ACCTAGTTACAGCTTCAAAGGATCAAAGCGTGGGTGTATACAAGCTTGGTCCTCCAAGTCATGGTGCCGTTGAATATGGAGAAATAAGATGA